In Prunus dulcis chromosome 2, ALMONDv2, whole genome shotgun sequence, a single genomic region encodes these proteins:
- the LOC117617500 gene encoding hydroxyproline O-galactosyltransferase HPGT1: MADKMQGRASSARVFRSRIPTLLVSMFATFASIYVAGRLWQDSENRVYLIKELDRIIGQGRSVISVDDTLKIIACREQHKKLSALEMELAAARQEGFTSMRSTEINGTDYKRRPLVVIGIFTTFGRKNNRDAIRKAWMGTGAALKKMENEKGIIARFVIGRSANHGDSLDRAIDNENRQTKDFIILDTHVEAPEEFPKKAKLFFAHAAEEWNAEFYSKVNDDVYVNIDALGATLATHLDKPRVYMGCMKSGEVFSEPSQKWYEPEWWKFGDKKSYFRHASGEMYVISQALAKFVSINRAILRTYAHDDISVGSWFIGIDVKHVDEAKFCCSSWTGGAICAGV; encoded by the exons ATGGCAGACAAAATGCAGGGCAGGGCATCGAGTGCTCGTGTTTTCCGATCCCGGATTCCGACGCTCTTGGTCTCCATGTTCGCCACCTTCGCTTCCATCTATGTGGCTGGCCG GCTGTGGCAGGATTCGGAGAACAGGGTTTATTTGATCAAAGAACTCGATAGGATTATTGGGCAG GGGCGATCTGTCATATCAGTGGATGATACATTGAAAATCATAGCCTGCAG GGAACAACATAAGAAATTATCAGCTCTTGAGATGGAGTTGGCTGCAGCTAGACAGGAGGGTTTTACTTCGATGCGCTCCACAGAGATTAATGGAACTGATTATAAGAGAAGGCCACTAGTGGTGATTGGAATTTTTACAACCTTTGGTCGCAAAAACAATAGAGATGCAATTCGTAAGGCGTGGATGGGAACAG GTGCTGCCttgaaaaaaatggagaatgAAAAGGGAATAATCGCACGATTTGTAATTGGAAGAAG TGCAAATCATGGGGATAGTTTGGACAGAGCCATTGACAATGAAAACAGGCAGACTAAGGACTTCATTATTCTT GATACGCATGTAGAGGCACCTGAAGAGTTCCCAAAGAAGGCTAAACTGTTCTTCGCTCATGCTGCTGAAGAATGGAATGCTGAGTTTTACTCCAAAGTCAATGATGATGTTTATGTAAATATTG ATGCTCTAGGAGCTACACTCGCAACTCATTTAGACAAACCTCGTGTTTATATGGGGTGCATGAAATCGGGCGAAGTTTTCTCTGAGCC GAGCCAAAAATGGTATGAACCAGAATGGTGGAAGTTTGGCGATAAAAAATC ATATTTCCGCCACGCTTCAGGTGAGATGTACGTCATATCTCAAGCTTTGGCCAAATTTGTCTCAATCAATAG AGCTATACTCCGTACCTATGCGCATGATGATATCAGTGTCGGGTCTTGGTTTATTGGGATTGATGTTAAACATGTGGATGAAGCCAAATTTTGCTGCTCTTCTTGGACGggag GAGCTATTTGTGCGGGTGTTTGA
- the LOC117617501 gene encoding uncharacterized protein LOC117617501, whose amino-acid sequence MDYDYRTRSGSPYDSHVYRPATSSAPSSHPMYGPPSSSSMYPRVGQQGQTAAPPPYAHSGRPLPHHQTTTPSSSSSSGLGIRVTIKPEYRITPPPTFSFQVGDIPRSSFQFDFDFERKVLAELEKETQNWAKLGLENPPQRPVESPSSSGSVADPIVSKYIASGLSREAVPLAVANYGDSPTKVREFAKSFTQLREMGFASNDVAEALIMYENDTDKAVAHFLNSSS is encoded by the exons ATGGACTACGATTACAGGACCAGGTCGGGTTCGCCATACGACTCTCATGTCTACCGTCCTGCCACGTCATCAGCGCCGTCTAGTCATCCGATGTACGGACCTCCATCGTCGTCGTCTATGTACCCTCGGGTGGGTCAACAGGGGCAAACGGCGGCTCCTCCTCCGTACGCTCACTCAGGCCGTCCCCTTCCCCACCACCAAACCACAActccttcctcttcttcttctt CCGGATTGGGCATTCGAGTTACTATAAAACCAGAGTATCGGATCACTCCTCCG CCtactttttcatttcaagTTGGAGATATACCCCGCAGCAGTTTCCAATtcgattttgattttgagaggAAAGTCTTGGCTGAATTAGAAAAGGAAACTCAGAATTGGGCCAAGCTTGGGCTGGAAAACCCTCCCCAAAGGCCTGTGGAATCACCATCTTCATCC GGTTCTGTTGCAGATCCCATTGTCAGCAAATACATTGCTTCAGGTCTCAGCCGAGAAGCAGTTCCTCTTGCCGTAGCAAATTATGGAGACAGTCCTACTAAG GTTCGAGAATTTGCCAAATCATTCACCCAACTTCGAGAGATGGGATTTGCATCAAACGATGTTGCCGAAGCCCTAATCATGTATGAAAATGACACGGACAAGGCAGTGGCACATTTTCTCAACAGTTCATCATGA
- the LOC117617499 gene encoding uncharacterized protein LOC117617499 isoform X2, producing MVREKDVCWEYAEKLDGNKVRCKFCQRVLNGGISRLKHHLSRLPSKGVNPCSKVRDDVTDRVRTIIASKEEVKETSSGKKQKLVEAKSPGNVSASKALMSFDTPTPIQKVFPNVTPMVPPPLNNLENAERNIALFFFENKLDFSIARSSSYQLMIDAIEKCGPGFIGPSAETLKTTWLERIKSEMSLQSKDIEKEWTTTGCTIIADTWTDNKSRALINFLVSSPSRTFFHKSVDASAYFKNTKCLADLFDSVIQDFGPENVVQIIMDSSFNYTGVANHILQNYATIFVSPCASQCLNLILEEFSKVDWVNRCILQAQTISKFIYNNASMLDLMKKFTGGQELIRTGITKSVSNFLSLQSMLKQRSRLKHMFNSPEYCTNSSYANKTQSISCISIVEDNDFWRAVEESVAISEPFLKVLREVSGGKPSVGFIYELMTRAKESIRTYYIMDENKCKTFLDIVDRKWRDQLHSPLHAAAAFLNPGIQYNPEIKFLTSIKEDFFKVLEKLLPMPEMRRDITSQIFTFTKATGMFGCSLAMEARDVVPPGLWWEQYGDSAPVLQRVAIRILSQVCSSFMFERHWSAFQQIHSEKRNKIDRETLNDLVYINYNLKLARQTRTKTLEADPIQFDDIDMTSEWVEESDNPSPTQWLDRFGSALDGSDLNTRQFNAAIFGSNDHIFGL from the exons a TGGTTCGAGAAAAAGATGTTTGTTGGGAATATGCTGAGAAATTAGATGGAAACAAGGTGAGATGCAAATTTTGTCAGAGAGTTCTGAATGGTGGCATTAGTAGATTGAAGCATCATCTATCTCGACTTCCAAGTAAGGGTGTAAATCCATGTAGCAAAGTGAGAGATGATGTTACTGATAGAGTGAGGACCATCATAGCATCAAAGGAGGAGGTCAAAGAAACTTCCAGTGgtaaaaagcaaaagttagTAGAAGCCAAATCTCCTGGAAATGTCTCTGCTAGTAAAGCTCTCATGTCTTTCGATACACCGACTCCAATTCAGAAAGTTTTCCCTAATGTCACTCCAATGGTCCCTCCCCCCTTGAATAACCTGGAGAATGCAGAGAGAAATATTGCTCTGTTCTTTTTTGAGAACAAGCTTGACTTCAGTATAGCTCGTTCTTCATCCTATCAGCTAATGATTGATGCCATAGAAAAGTGTGGTCCTGGATTTATAGGTCCATCTGCAGAAACTCTGAAGACTACATGGCTGGAAAGGATCAAGTCTGAAATGAGCCTACAGTCAAAAGATATTGAAAAAGAGTGGACTACCACAGGTTGTACTATCATTGCCGATACATGGACCGACAACAAGTCGAGAGCTTTGATTAACTTTTTGGTTTCATCACCCTCACGGACCTTTTTTCATAAGTCCGTGGATGCATCTGCATatttcaagaacacaaaatgCCTTGCTGATTTATTTGATTCTGTCATACAAGATTTTGGCCCAGAAAATGTTGTGCAGATCATCATGGATAGTAGTTTCAACTACACCGGGGTTGCGAACCATATTTTGCAGAATTATGCAACCATTTTCGTGTCTCCTTGTGCATCTCAGTGTTTAAATCTTATTTTAGAGGAATTCTCAAAGGTGGATTGGGTGAACAGATGTATCTTACAAGCACAAACCATTTCAAAGTTCATATACAACAATGCCTCGATGCTTGATCTGATGAAAAAGTTCACTGGGGGGCAGGAACTCATTAGAACTGGCATCACGAAGTCTGTTTCGAACTTCCTTTCCTTGCAATCTATGTTGAAGCAAAGGTCAAGGTTGAAGCACATGTTCAACAGCCCCGAGTACTGCACTAACTCCTCTTATGCAAATAAAACACAGAGCATTTCATGTATTTCCATTGTGGAGGACAATGATTTCTGGAGGGCAGTGGAAGAAAGTGTGGCCATCTCTGAGCCATTTCTCAAAGTGTTGAGGGAAGTATCTGGAGGGAAACCTTCTGTGGGTTTTATATATGAGCTAATGACCAGGGCTAAGGAATCAATAAGGACATACTATATAATGGATGAGAACAAGTGCAAGACATTCTTAGATATAGTAGATAGAAAATGGCGGGATCAACTCCATTCACCTCTACATGCAGCCGCAGCATTTTTGAACCCTGGCATCCAATATAATCCAGAAATAAAATTTCTTACATCTATAAAGGAGGACTTTTTTAAAGTTCTGGAGAAGCTACTCCCCATGCCTGAAATGAGACGTGACATTACTAGTCAAATATTCACATTTACAAAGGCAACTGGGATGTTTGGTTGTAGCCTAGCAATGGAAGCAAGAGATGTAGTTCCACCTG GGCTTTGGTGGGAACAATATGGCGATTCTGCACCTGTTTTGCAACGAGTTGCCATCAGAATACTCAGCCAAGTTTGCAGCAGTTTCATGTTCGAGAGGCATTGGAGTGCATTCCAGCAAATTCACTCGGAGAAGCGCAACAAGATTGATAGAGAAACACTGAACGACCTTGTCTACATAAATTACAATCTCAAGTTAGCAAGACAGACAAGAACCAAGACTTTAGAAGCTGATCCAATTCAATTCGATGATATTGACATGACTTCGGAGTGGGTAGAGGAGAGTGATAATCCAAGCCCAACGCAATGGCTTGACCGTTTTGGTTCTGCTCTGGATGGGAGTGACTTGAATACAAGACAGTTTAACGCTGCCATATTTGGTTCAAATGACCACATCTTTGGTTTATGA
- the LOC117617499 gene encoding uncharacterized protein LOC117617499 isoform X1, protein MKNPKKSAASVFLSVEKDQSLSLWIKVYKFLCWKEEQLNPNLLTYSAEEKRRMVREKDVCWEYAEKLDGNKVRCKFCQRVLNGGISRLKHHLSRLPSKGVNPCSKVRDDVTDRVRTIIASKEEVKETSSGKKQKLVEAKSPGNVSASKALMSFDTPTPIQKVFPNVTPMVPPPLNNLENAERNIALFFFENKLDFSIARSSSYQLMIDAIEKCGPGFIGPSAETLKTTWLERIKSEMSLQSKDIEKEWTTTGCTIIADTWTDNKSRALINFLVSSPSRTFFHKSVDASAYFKNTKCLADLFDSVIQDFGPENVVQIIMDSSFNYTGVANHILQNYATIFVSPCASQCLNLILEEFSKVDWVNRCILQAQTISKFIYNNASMLDLMKKFTGGQELIRTGITKSVSNFLSLQSMLKQRSRLKHMFNSPEYCTNSSYANKTQSISCISIVEDNDFWRAVEESVAISEPFLKVLREVSGGKPSVGFIYELMTRAKESIRTYYIMDENKCKTFLDIVDRKWRDQLHSPLHAAAAFLNPGIQYNPEIKFLTSIKEDFFKVLEKLLPMPEMRRDITSQIFTFTKATGMFGCSLAMEARDVVPPGLWWEQYGDSAPVLQRVAIRILSQVCSSFMFERHWSAFQQIHSEKRNKIDRETLNDLVYINYNLKLARQTRTKTLEADPIQFDDIDMTSEWVEESDNPSPTQWLDRFGSALDGSDLNTRQFNAAIFGSNDHIFGL, encoded by the exons AtgaaaaaccctaaaaaatctGCCGCCTCCGTTTTTCTCTCCGTCGAGAAGGACcaatctctttctctct GGATTAAAGTTTACAAATTTCTGTGTTGGAAGGAAGAACAATTGAACCCAAACTT GTTGACGTACAGCGccgaagagaagagaagaa TGGTTCGAGAAAAAGATGTTTGTTGGGAATATGCTGAGAAATTAGATGGAAACAAGGTGAGATGCAAATTTTGTCAGAGAGTTCTGAATGGTGGCATTAGTAGATTGAAGCATCATCTATCTCGACTTCCAAGTAAGGGTGTAAATCCATGTAGCAAAGTGAGAGATGATGTTACTGATAGAGTGAGGACCATCATAGCATCAAAGGAGGAGGTCAAAGAAACTTCCAGTGgtaaaaagcaaaagttagTAGAAGCCAAATCTCCTGGAAATGTCTCTGCTAGTAAAGCTCTCATGTCTTTCGATACACCGACTCCAATTCAGAAAGTTTTCCCTAATGTCACTCCAATGGTCCCTCCCCCCTTGAATAACCTGGAGAATGCAGAGAGAAATATTGCTCTGTTCTTTTTTGAGAACAAGCTTGACTTCAGTATAGCTCGTTCTTCATCCTATCAGCTAATGATTGATGCCATAGAAAAGTGTGGTCCTGGATTTATAGGTCCATCTGCAGAAACTCTGAAGACTACATGGCTGGAAAGGATCAAGTCTGAAATGAGCCTACAGTCAAAAGATATTGAAAAAGAGTGGACTACCACAGGTTGTACTATCATTGCCGATACATGGACCGACAACAAGTCGAGAGCTTTGATTAACTTTTTGGTTTCATCACCCTCACGGACCTTTTTTCATAAGTCCGTGGATGCATCTGCATatttcaagaacacaaaatgCCTTGCTGATTTATTTGATTCTGTCATACAAGATTTTGGCCCAGAAAATGTTGTGCAGATCATCATGGATAGTAGTTTCAACTACACCGGGGTTGCGAACCATATTTTGCAGAATTATGCAACCATTTTCGTGTCTCCTTGTGCATCTCAGTGTTTAAATCTTATTTTAGAGGAATTCTCAAAGGTGGATTGGGTGAACAGATGTATCTTACAAGCACAAACCATTTCAAAGTTCATATACAACAATGCCTCGATGCTTGATCTGATGAAAAAGTTCACTGGGGGGCAGGAACTCATTAGAACTGGCATCACGAAGTCTGTTTCGAACTTCCTTTCCTTGCAATCTATGTTGAAGCAAAGGTCAAGGTTGAAGCACATGTTCAACAGCCCCGAGTACTGCACTAACTCCTCTTATGCAAATAAAACACAGAGCATTTCATGTATTTCCATTGTGGAGGACAATGATTTCTGGAGGGCAGTGGAAGAAAGTGTGGCCATCTCTGAGCCATTTCTCAAAGTGTTGAGGGAAGTATCTGGAGGGAAACCTTCTGTGGGTTTTATATATGAGCTAATGACCAGGGCTAAGGAATCAATAAGGACATACTATATAATGGATGAGAACAAGTGCAAGACATTCTTAGATATAGTAGATAGAAAATGGCGGGATCAACTCCATTCACCTCTACATGCAGCCGCAGCATTTTTGAACCCTGGCATCCAATATAATCCAGAAATAAAATTTCTTACATCTATAAAGGAGGACTTTTTTAAAGTTCTGGAGAAGCTACTCCCCATGCCTGAAATGAGACGTGACATTACTAGTCAAATATTCACATTTACAAAGGCAACTGGGATGTTTGGTTGTAGCCTAGCAATGGAAGCAAGAGATGTAGTTCCACCTG GGCTTTGGTGGGAACAATATGGCGATTCTGCACCTGTTTTGCAACGAGTTGCCATCAGAATACTCAGCCAAGTTTGCAGCAGTTTCATGTTCGAGAGGCATTGGAGTGCATTCCAGCAAATTCACTCGGAGAAGCGCAACAAGATTGATAGAGAAACACTGAACGACCTTGTCTACATAAATTACAATCTCAAGTTAGCAAGACAGACAAGAACCAAGACTTTAGAAGCTGATCCAATTCAATTCGATGATATTGACATGACTTCGGAGTGGGTAGAGGAGAGTGATAATCCAAGCCCAACGCAATGGCTTGACCGTTTTGGTTCTGCTCTGGATGGGAGTGACTTGAATACAAGACAGTTTAACGCTGCCATATTTGGTTCAAATGACCACATCTTTGGTTTATGA
- the LOC117617688 gene encoding probable inactive receptor kinase At4g23740 isoform X1: MTTAHTQFIMFLMEKMDKKVELLFVLLIGTIFLHATADPVEDKQALLDFLHNISHSNSIKWNDNSSVCKNWTGVICSEDQSRIIELHLPGAALHGTIPPNTLSRLSALQVLSLRLNSLTGPFPADFSKLENLTSLYLQFNNFSGPLPLDFSPWKNLTVMNLSNNAFSGKIPSSISSLTHLTVLNLANNSLSGEIPDLNLPSLQQLDLANNNLTGNVPQSLQRFPGWAFSGNGLSSQWALPPALPVQPPNAQPRKKTNLGEPAILGIVIGGCVLGFVVIAIVMIICCTNKEGENGPVEKPQKKKEIFSNKGVSEKHDKNNRLSFFEGSNLAFDLEDLLRASAEVLGKGTFGTTYKAALEDATTVVVKRLKEVSVGKKEFEQQMEIVGSIRHENIAALRAYYYSKDEKLVVYDYYEQGSASSLLHAKRGEGRTPLDWETRLRIAIGAARGIAHIHTQNGGKLVHGNIKASNIFLNSQGYGCVCDIGLATLMSPMPPPAARAGGYRSPEVTDTRKSSHAADVYSFGVLILELLTGKSPIHTTGGEEVIHLVRWVNSVVREEWTAEVFDVELLRYPNIEEEMVEMLQIGMSCVARMPEQRPSMPDVVKRVEEIRQVNTGNPPSSSGISTPVLTPPPPPPPPPPTAEIGSSSQPQ; encoded by the exons ATGACCACAGCTCATACACAGTTTATAATGTTTCTCATG GAGAAGATGGACAAGAAAGTAGAGCTTTTGTTCGTtttgttgattggaaccattTTCTTGCATGCCACTGCGGACCCAGTTGAAGATAAGCAAGCTTTGCTGGATTTCCTTCACAATATTTCTCACTCAAACTCTATCAAATGGAATGATAACTCTTCTGTGTGCAAAAACTGGACTGGAGTGATTTGTAGCGAAGACCAGTCCAGAATAATAGAGCTCCATTTGCCTGGAGCTGCTTTACATGGTACAATCCCACCCAACACTCTCAGCCGCCTATCTGCCCTTCAGGTTCTCAGTCTCAGGTTGAATAGTTTAACAGGTCCATTCCCTGCTGATTTTTCTAAACTTGAAAACTTAACCTCCCTTTATCTTCAATTCAACAACTTCTCCGGCCCATTGCCTTTAGATTTTTCACCTTGGAAGAATCTTACTGTCATGAATCTCTCAAACAATGCATTTAGTGGGAAAATCCCTTCCTCAATTTCAAGTTTGACTCACCTCACAGTTCTGAATCTTGCCAACAATTCGCTTTCGGGTGAAATTCCTGATCTCAATCTTCCTAGTTTGCAACAGCTTGATTTAGCTAACAATAATCTCACAGGGAATGTGCCTCAGTCTCTCCAAAGATTTCCAGGTTGGGCCTTTTCAGGTAACGGTCTTTCATCACAATGGGCCCTTCCTCCAGCTCTTCCAGTTCAACCACCTAATGCtcaaccaagaaaaaaaacaaaccttgGTGAACCTGCAATACTAGGTATTGTGATTGGTGGATGTGTTCTGGGGTTTGTTGTAATTGCTATTGTGATGATTATTTGCTGCACCAATAAAGAAGGTGAAAATGGGCCAGTTGAAAAAccacagaagaagaaagaaatcttTTCAAATAAAGGAGTTTCTGAGAAACATGACAAGAATAATAGGCTTTCCTTCTTTGAGGGTTCTAATCTTGCATTTGATCTGGAGGACTTGCTGAGGGCATCTGCTGAGGTGCTTGGTAAAGGAACCTTTGGGACAACATACAAGGCTGCTTTGGAAGATGCAACTACTGTTGTGGTGAAGAGGTTGAAGGAAGTGAGTGTTGGAAAGAAGGAATTTGAGCAGCAAATGGAGATTGTCGGAAGTATCAGGCATGAGAATATAGCTGCTCTAAGGGCATATTACTATTCCAAGGATGAGAAGCTTGTTGTGTATGATTATTATGAGCAGGGGAGTGCCTCTTCATTGTTACACG CTAAAAGAGGAGAGGGCAGGACGCCACTAGACTGGGAGACTCGACTAAGAATAGCAATTGGTGCAGCCAGAGGCATTGCTCATATCCACACACAGAATGGTGGAAAACTTGTCCATGGAAACATAAAGGCCTCAAACATTTTCCTCAACTCTCAAGGATATGGTTGCGTGTGTGACATTGGTTTGGCAACACTGATGAGCCCAATGCCCCCGCCCGCAGCGCGTGCTGGAGGATACAGATCCCCAGAAGTGACAGACACTCGAAAGTCTTCCCATGCAGCCGATGTCTACAGTTTCGGGGTCCTGATACTTGAGCTCCTCACTGGAAAAAGCCCCATACACACAACAGGTGGTGAAGAAGTTATCCACTTGGTAAGGTGGGTGAACTCTGTGGTCAGGGAGGAATGGACAGCAGAAGTGTTTGATGTAGAGCTCTTGAGGTATCCAAACATAGAGGAGGAAATGGTAGAGATGTTGCAAATAGGAATGTCTTGCGTGGCTAGAATGCCGGAGCAACGACCAAGCATGCCGGATGTGGTTAAAAGGGTGGAGGAAATTCGTCAAGTCAACACTGGAAATCCACCATCCTCATCAGGAATATCTACCCCAGTCTTaacacctccacctccacctccacctccacctcctaCAGCCGAGATAGGATCCTCCTCTCAGCCACAGTGA
- the LOC117617688 gene encoding probable inactive receptor kinase At4g23740 isoform X2, translating to MDKKVELLFVLLIGTIFLHATADPVEDKQALLDFLHNISHSNSIKWNDNSSVCKNWTGVICSEDQSRIIELHLPGAALHGTIPPNTLSRLSALQVLSLRLNSLTGPFPADFSKLENLTSLYLQFNNFSGPLPLDFSPWKNLTVMNLSNNAFSGKIPSSISSLTHLTVLNLANNSLSGEIPDLNLPSLQQLDLANNNLTGNVPQSLQRFPGWAFSGNGLSSQWALPPALPVQPPNAQPRKKTNLGEPAILGIVIGGCVLGFVVIAIVMIICCTNKEGENGPVEKPQKKKEIFSNKGVSEKHDKNNRLSFFEGSNLAFDLEDLLRASAEVLGKGTFGTTYKAALEDATTVVVKRLKEVSVGKKEFEQQMEIVGSIRHENIAALRAYYYSKDEKLVVYDYYEQGSASSLLHAKRGEGRTPLDWETRLRIAIGAARGIAHIHTQNGGKLVHGNIKASNIFLNSQGYGCVCDIGLATLMSPMPPPAARAGGYRSPEVTDTRKSSHAADVYSFGVLILELLTGKSPIHTTGGEEVIHLVRWVNSVVREEWTAEVFDVELLRYPNIEEEMVEMLQIGMSCVARMPEQRPSMPDVVKRVEEIRQVNTGNPPSSSGISTPVLTPPPPPPPPPPTAEIGSSSQPQ from the exons ATGGACAAGAAAGTAGAGCTTTTGTTCGTtttgttgattggaaccattTTCTTGCATGCCACTGCGGACCCAGTTGAAGATAAGCAAGCTTTGCTGGATTTCCTTCACAATATTTCTCACTCAAACTCTATCAAATGGAATGATAACTCTTCTGTGTGCAAAAACTGGACTGGAGTGATTTGTAGCGAAGACCAGTCCAGAATAATAGAGCTCCATTTGCCTGGAGCTGCTTTACATGGTACAATCCCACCCAACACTCTCAGCCGCCTATCTGCCCTTCAGGTTCTCAGTCTCAGGTTGAATAGTTTAACAGGTCCATTCCCTGCTGATTTTTCTAAACTTGAAAACTTAACCTCCCTTTATCTTCAATTCAACAACTTCTCCGGCCCATTGCCTTTAGATTTTTCACCTTGGAAGAATCTTACTGTCATGAATCTCTCAAACAATGCATTTAGTGGGAAAATCCCTTCCTCAATTTCAAGTTTGACTCACCTCACAGTTCTGAATCTTGCCAACAATTCGCTTTCGGGTGAAATTCCTGATCTCAATCTTCCTAGTTTGCAACAGCTTGATTTAGCTAACAATAATCTCACAGGGAATGTGCCTCAGTCTCTCCAAAGATTTCCAGGTTGGGCCTTTTCAGGTAACGGTCTTTCATCACAATGGGCCCTTCCTCCAGCTCTTCCAGTTCAACCACCTAATGCtcaaccaagaaaaaaaacaaaccttgGTGAACCTGCAATACTAGGTATTGTGATTGGTGGATGTGTTCTGGGGTTTGTTGTAATTGCTATTGTGATGATTATTTGCTGCACCAATAAAGAAGGTGAAAATGGGCCAGTTGAAAAAccacagaagaagaaagaaatcttTTCAAATAAAGGAGTTTCTGAGAAACATGACAAGAATAATAGGCTTTCCTTCTTTGAGGGTTCTAATCTTGCATTTGATCTGGAGGACTTGCTGAGGGCATCTGCTGAGGTGCTTGGTAAAGGAACCTTTGGGACAACATACAAGGCTGCTTTGGAAGATGCAACTACTGTTGTGGTGAAGAGGTTGAAGGAAGTGAGTGTTGGAAAGAAGGAATTTGAGCAGCAAATGGAGATTGTCGGAAGTATCAGGCATGAGAATATAGCTGCTCTAAGGGCATATTACTATTCCAAGGATGAGAAGCTTGTTGTGTATGATTATTATGAGCAGGGGAGTGCCTCTTCATTGTTACACG CTAAAAGAGGAGAGGGCAGGACGCCACTAGACTGGGAGACTCGACTAAGAATAGCAATTGGTGCAGCCAGAGGCATTGCTCATATCCACACACAGAATGGTGGAAAACTTGTCCATGGAAACATAAAGGCCTCAAACATTTTCCTCAACTCTCAAGGATATGGTTGCGTGTGTGACATTGGTTTGGCAACACTGATGAGCCCAATGCCCCCGCCCGCAGCGCGTGCTGGAGGATACAGATCCCCAGAAGTGACAGACACTCGAAAGTCTTCCCATGCAGCCGATGTCTACAGTTTCGGGGTCCTGATACTTGAGCTCCTCACTGGAAAAAGCCCCATACACACAACAGGTGGTGAAGAAGTTATCCACTTGGTAAGGTGGGTGAACTCTGTGGTCAGGGAGGAATGGACAGCAGAAGTGTTTGATGTAGAGCTCTTGAGGTATCCAAACATAGAGGAGGAAATGGTAGAGATGTTGCAAATAGGAATGTCTTGCGTGGCTAGAATGCCGGAGCAACGACCAAGCATGCCGGATGTGGTTAAAAGGGTGGAGGAAATTCGTCAAGTCAACACTGGAAATCCACCATCCTCATCAGGAATATCTACCCCAGTCTTaacacctccacctccacctccacctccacctcctaCAGCCGAGATAGGATCCTCCTCTCAGCCACAGTGA
- the LOC117617690 gene encoding myosin ID heavy chain: MQRLKVPKRVQVDESPTEIPKYDVAEDEEGNPSEVLGHQNDNGEDNGGIRNSNVTEDQEPFMGVKVRRKASFRREYKGDYIDVRSNPYLMKILQKQGDKEVLFADKVLKFTASGKMKRRILMITDFAIYIVDPEADALKRRIALAAVERMCLSELSDNFFAIIIPTEYDVLMASTRKTEIVTVLVEATKSASDYELEVCFSNSFEYNATAEFVKEVQFEEVEGGVKTRILKK, translated from the exons ATGCAGCGGTTGAAGGTTCCGAAGCGGGTCCAGGTGGACGAATCCCCAACGGAGATTCCCAAATACGATGTGGCGGAAGATGAAGAGGGGAACCCCTCGGAAGTCCTAGGCCACCAAAACGACAACGGAGAAGATAATGGCGGAATTAGAAATAGCAACGTCACTGAAGATCAGGAGCCCTTCATGGGGGTCAAGGTCCGAAGAAAAGCTTCGTTTCGCAGAGAATACAAAGGAGACTACATCGACGTCCGTTCCAATCCGTACTTGATGAAAATCTTGCAGAAACAAG GTGACAAGGAGGTTCTGTTTGCCGATAAAGTTTTGAAGTTTACTGCTTCTGGGAAGATGAAGCGGCGCATTTTGATGATCACTGACTTTGCCATCTACATTGTTGACCCAGAGGCCGATGCACTGAAACGGAGGATAGCCCTTGCAGCTGTAGAGAGGATGTGCTTGAGTGAACTAAGTGATAACTTTTTCGCAATTATCATTCCAACTGAGTATGATGTACTCATGGCTAGTACTCGCAAGACTGAAATCGTTACTGTCTTAGTTGAAGCTACTAAGAGTGCTTCTGATTACGAACTTGAAGTTTGTTTCTCTAACAG TTTTGAGTATAATGCAACTGCAGAATTCGTGAAGGAGGTTCAATTTGAGGAAGTTGAAG GGGGTGTTAAAACAAGAATTTTGAAGAAGTGA